The window GGAGGAGGAGGGGGTCAAAGAGGGCCTTTGGGTGGTCGTAGCGGAGGCTTGCCCGTAAAGAGAAGGGGTAGGGGGTGAGGCTACCCTCCAGGCGGGTCTCCAGGGGGCCTTCCTCCAGGTCCCGCTTGTGGTAGAGGAGGAGGCCGTACCCCCGGTCCTGGAGCCTGGCCTCGGCCTCCAGGGGGAGGTAGGCTTCCTTTTCCAGGTCCCACCCCCCCTTGAGGGAGAGGGCGAGGGGCCTTTCCCGGAAGCCTAGGCCTAAGGTGGCCTGGTGGGTCCTCCGCTGGGGCAAGGCGTCAAAGCGGAAGGGGCTTTCCCCTTCCTGGACGCTCCTCAGGTAGCCCGCCTCGAGGCTTACCCCCCCGAGGGCCTGGCGAAAGGCGAGGCTCGTGCTCCAGTCCACCTGGCGCTCGTGTTCCCCGTCGGGGTTCTGGGTGGTGTAGTAGAAGCCGCGGAAGCGGTTCTCCCCCCGCAGGGTGGCCCCGGGCCAGGGGGCGAGGACGAGACTTTCCGTGTGGGCGAGGAGAAGCCTCCCCGCTTCGGCGTAGGGGCCGAGGGCCCGGGCGGAGCGGTTTAGGGGGTTGGTCTCCGCCAGGTAGCGCCCCGCCTGCAGGCTCAGCTGTAGGCTGAAGGGGCCCTGGCGGAGGGTGGGGCTTTGCGCCTCCAGCTCGGGGAGGCGCTGGAGGGCGCGGGGCGGGGGGGTGGAGGGGTCGTGGTCCAGGAAGCCCTCGAGCCGCAAGGCGTAGCGCCAGTCCTGGGGGGTGGGGGTGCCGGGGAGGAGGGCCTCGAGGCGGAAGCGGGTGAGCTTCTCCTGGGTGTCGTCCCGCTCCACCAGGGCCGCGACCGAAAACCCGGCCCGCTTCAGGCCGTACTCCCCCCGGTACTGGAAGGTGTCGGGGGGCGTGTGGAGGAAGAAGTAGCGCTCCTTGGCCTCCCCGGTGCCGTAGTGGTCCAGGCCGAAGCCGTAGCCCCGGCCCTGGTAGTAGCGGAGGAGGGTGTAGCCGAGGCCGAAGGCGGCCACATAGGGGAGGTCGGCCTTCACATAGAGGCCCCCCTCGTCCTGGCCCACCTCGAGGCGGGGCCGCCTCTCCGAGAGGTAGAGGAGGAGGACGGGCAGGGTGAGGACGGGCTTCTCCTGGACCAGGAGGGTCACGTCCCGGGCCACCACCCGGTCCCCGGGGTAGAGGACGATCTCCCGGGCGCGGAAGGCGTAGTCGGGAACCTCCTGGCCGCACGAGGCGCACGGGGTGGCGTAGCCCCGTTCCAGGAGGATCGCCCCCGCCGCCCGCTGGCAGACGGGGCCGGTGAGGAGGAGGTTCTCGGCCTCTATGCGGACCTCGAGGGCGTCAAAGCTCTCGTCGGCGAGGTCCACCTGGAGCTCCTCCGCCTCAATGAGGCGCCCCTCCCGGTCCCGGTAGCGCACCCCTCCCGAGAGCAAAAGGAGCCGCCTTTCCCGGAAGTAGACCACCCGCTTGGCCTCCAGCGTCTCCCCCTCCCGCTCCAGGCGCACGGGTTCTCCCACGAGGACGTAGACTTCCTCCCCCCCTTCCTGCCTAAGCTCCAGCCTTTCCGCCTCCAGGACCTTGATCACCCTCTCCTCTGCGAGGGCGGGAAGGAGGAGGAAGAGGAGAAGGGGAAGCCACCTCACCGCCGCCCTCCCAGGAAGAGGAAAAGGCCCAAGGCCCCGTAGAGGAGGTTGGGGCCGAAGGCGGCGAGGAAGGGGTCCAGGGCGTTCTGCTCCCCCATGATCCGCCCCACGCTCCAGGTGGCGTAGTAGAAGAAGGTGAGGACGGCCACCCCCACAAGCCCGAGGCTGCGGCTTCCCCCGAGGAGGTAGAAGGCGAGGCCCACGGCGAAGAGGGCGAAGACGGGGGCGGCCAGGGGCTCGGCGAAGCGGCGGTAGTAGGTGGTGGCCTCGAGGCCCGCCCGCACCCCCATCTGGCGGAGCCTTTGCACCTCCTTTCGGAGCTCGGCCAGGGTCATCCGGTTCGCTGGGTTCTGCCAGGGGTCAAAGGTGAGGTCCTTGAGGACGAGCTCCCCCCGCTGAAAGCGCGCCAGGGTCCGGGGGCGGCTTCCCTCGTAGGTGATGCGGGTCCCCTCCTCCACGTGCAGCACCCCGCCGCGGAAGCTTCCCCGCTCGGCGAGGAGGACCTCCTCCCGGGAGAGGACCCTGAGGGCCCCGATGGCCTCCCCCTCCACCTTCCCCACGTAGACCACCCGGCCTTGGGCGTCCTGGAAGGTCGCCCCCGGGGTGAGGAGGGCCCGGGGGCGCTCCAGGACCTCCCGCCTCAGGAGGTCCTGCCCCTTGGCGAGGGCTTGGGGGACGAGGCCCTCCCCGAGGAGGAAGGCGGCGAGGGCGATGGCGGTCCCGAGGAGGAGGAAGGGAAGGAGGAGGCGCTCCCGCCGCACCCCGAGGGCCAGGAGGGCCTTGAGTTCCGCGTCCTCCCCCAGGCGGGAGAGGAGGACGAGGAGGGCGAAGAGGTAGGCCACGGGCGCGCCCCGGGCCAGGGCCTCGGGGGTGCGGAAGAGGAGGTAGCGGAGGAGGGTGTAGGGGTCGGCCCCCTTGGCCACCAGGGGGGCCAGGACCTCGTACACCGCCCCGCCCAGGAAGAGGAGGACGATGACGAGGAGCCCGCCGCCGAAGAGGGGCAGGGTTTCCCGCAGGAGGTAGCGGTCCAGGGTCTTCACCGTAGCCTCCAGGCGAGCGCCCCCGCCAAGGCCCCGTAGAAGAGGTCGGGGAGGTAGGCGAGGAGGGGGCTTACGTCGTAGCGGGCGAGCTGGGCGGCCAGGGTCCAGAGGACGTAGTAGCCGAAGATGAGGAGGACCACCCCCAGGAAGGCCCAGGCGGCTTCCCGCAAGGAGAGGCCTAAGGCGGCGGCGGCCGCCCCCAGGACCAGGCCCCCCAGGGCGTCCGCCAGGCGGCGGTGGAAGGCGAAGCGGGCCTCGGGCTCCACCTGGGCCCGGGCCCAGAGCTCCTCGAGGGGGGTGGAGTCGTAGGGGTCCCGGGAGCCCAGGCTCTCCTTGGGGCGGAACCGGGCGGGGAAGGGGAGGACGCCCTCAAAGGGCCGGACCTCCTCCCCCTCCACCACGTAGCCCTTGAGGCGCCATCCTTCCTCGTCCCAAAGGCCCTCCTCGGCGCTGTAGACCCGGCCCCTCTCGTCCACCACCCGCACCCCCCGGAGCCGGTTTCCCTCTGGCTCGGGGTAGACCTCCTCGGCGAAGTACACGCCGAGGCCCGGGGGGGCGTAGACCTGGCGGCGCAGGACCCCGGAGGCCCCGCCCTCCCCGTAGAGGATCCGGCCCAGGAGCCCGTCGTAGGCCTCCTGGGACCGGGGCCTGAGCTCCGCCAGGTTGAGGAGGTTGAGGAGGCTTACGGCGAGGGCCAGAAGGACGAGGGGCCTGAGGAGGGCCAAGGGGGGGACCCCCGCGGCGTAGGCCGCCTTGAGCTCCGAGCGGCGGATGAGCCCCGCAAGCCCCACCAGCACGGCGAAGACCAGCCCTAAGGGGAGGGCGAGGCTTAGGGTCCAGGGCAGGCGGTAGAGGACGAGAAGCCCCACCTCCCGGGCCCCCACCCCCCGGGAGAGGAGGACCCCCGAGAGGCTGGAGAGGAGGTCAAAGGTGAGGAGGGCGGCGAAGAGGAAGACCCCCACCAGGTAAGGGACGAGGACCTCCCGGAGGACGTAGCGCCCCAGCACGGGGGAAGTATACGCAAGGCGGATGAGAAAACGAGGAAGCCCCGCCGCGGGGGGCTTAGGCGGCCTGGGCGATCACGTGGATCACCGGGAGGCCGAAGCGCTCCGCCTGGGTGTGGACGTCCAGCCTAAGCCACCGGGAAGGCCCCGGGGGCAGGGTGGAGAGGACGATGGCCTGGTAGGCCCCGGGGTGGGCGAGGAGCTCCTCCTCTATGGCGAGGAGGGGGGAGATGTCCCCCGCCTTGGCCTCCTCCACGGGGATGCCCTGGGCCTCGAGGGCCCGCTTGGCCGCCGCCGCTTCCTCCTCGGCCCGGCGCCGCACCTCGTTCTCCTCGTAGACCCACCCGGGAGGGGGGACCGCCGGGACCAGGAGGACGAAGCGGGCCTCCGGGTCTTGGGCCAAAAGCTCCTTGAGCTTGGCGGCGAGCTCCGGGCTCTTGGCCGTGCGGTGGGCCACCACCAGGTACCGGGCCATGCCGCACCTCCCTTCCCTGTTTCCAGTGTAGCGCTGGATTTCGTGTTATCGTTCCAGTAAAGGCCACCGCGCCGCCGGAAAACCCCGTAAGGCCCGCGGCTTTTTGCATACCCCTTTGCAAGGGAGCAAGCCGTGGTAGAATGAAGGAGTCAGCGGACAAAGAAGCCTCAGGGCACGAGGGCGACCTTGGTGGCCTTCCGCTCGTGGAAGAGGCGGTAGCCTTCGGGGGCCTCCTCCAGGGGGAGGCGGTGGCTGAAGACGAAGCTCCCCTTGAGCCTGCCCGCCTTCTGCAGGGCGAGGACCTCGCCGATCCAGCGGGGGACGTTGGCGAGGGCACTCCTTAGGGTGATCCCCCGGCTGAAGGCGGGAAGCCAGGGGTAGTCCAGCCTTTCCGCCGTGGGCACCCCAAGGCTGGAGACCACGCCCCCCGGGCCCGCGAGGCGCAGGGCGAGCTTCAGGGCCTCCCCGTCCCCGCCCACCGCCTCCACCACCAAATCCGCCCCCAGGCCCTCGGTCTCCCGGCGCACCCGGGCCACGGGGTCCTCCGCCTTGGGGTGGATGGGGAGGCTTCCCAGGGCCTTGGCCTTCTCTAGGCGGGCTTCCTCCGGGTCTATGGCATAGACCTGCCCTGCCCCCAGGGCGTGGGCCACCATCTGGGCCATGAGGCCCACGGGCCCCGAGCCCACCACGGCCACGCTCATGCCGGGGGTGAGGAAGGGCCTCACCCCCCCGTAGGCCGTGGTGAGGATGTCCCCGGCGAGGATGGCCTCCTCGGCGGGGAGGTCCCCGATGGGGAAGAGGGTGTGCCGGGCGAAGGGCACCCGCACCCTCTCCGCCTGGGCCCCCGGGAGGTTGCCCAGGGCGAGGCCGAAGCCGAAGACCCCGCCCCTTGAGCAGGCGAAGAACTGGCCCTTGCGGCAGGCAGGGCACTCCCCGCAGGCCACCTGGAAGCTTCCCACCACCCGCTCCCCCACGGGGAAGGGCACCAGGGGGCCCTTCTCCACGATGCGCCCCACGAACTCGTGCCCGAGGACCGTCCCCGGCAGGACCCCGGCGATCTTGCCGTGGTAGATGTGGAGGTCGGAGCCGCAGATGGCGGAAAGCTCCACCTCGAGGAGGGCGTCCGTGTCCGCTTCCAACCTGGGTTCCGGAACCTCCTCCACCGCCACCTGGAAGGGCCCCTTGTAGACCACGGCCCTCATGCCACCTCCCGGGCCACTTTGACGAGCTCCTGGGCCGCCTGGGCGTAAGGGGCGAGGGCGGCGATGGTGCCCTTCTTGAGCTCCAAAAGTCCCCGCATGAGGGCGCTTAGGGGCTCGAGGCGTCCCTCCAGCACCTCCTGCCAGGTGGCGAGGTCGGCCTCAATGACGAAGTCCGCCTCCGCCTCCCCCTCCACCGCCTTCGCCCCCCGGCAGGCCCCGTGCCAGAGGTCCAGGACCACGGCCACCCCCTTGGGGAACCCCGCCTTGGGGTCCGGGCGCACCGCGAGGGCCAGGGAGCCCTCCCAGGTGCTCGCCGCCTTGCGGTAGGCCTCGCTCTCGTTCAGCTTCCGGCAGTACGCCTGGGCCCAGGCCTCGGTGAAAAGCTCCATTCCTTTCCCTCCTTTGAACCCAGTATAAGCCGTAGACTCGAGGGGTGGTTTACCTCCTGGACCTTTCCGGGGTGTACTGCGAGCCCGTGGAGCCGAGGCTCCTCCGCCTCCTCGCCGAGGAGAGCGGGGAGCCCGTCTTTTACCTCTCGGAGGCCTTCTACGCCCTCCTCCCCCGGCTCAAGGCCGAGGGGGCGCAGGCGCTGGAGGCCCTTTTCCCCGGGGCCTCGAGGCTCTACCCCAAGGCCTTCCGCCCCCGGGGCCTCGCCTTCCCCGAGCCCTTCCACCTCGTCTCCGACCTGCCGCCCCCCGAAGGGGTCCTGGCCTACCACGCTCCGGACAAGCTCGAGGCCCTTGCCCTGGCCCTAGAGGCCCTGGGCCTCGCCCCAGGGGAGGCGGTCTACTGGGACGACAACCCCCTTTGGGTGGAGCGGGCCCGGGGATTAGGCGTGCGGGCGGAGCTATTCCTGCCCTAGGTCCTCGGCCCGCTCCACCGCCTGGGTCTCCCGGAGGATCGCCCTCACCCGGTCCCCGGGGATGGTCTCCTCCCGGAGGAGCTCCTCGGCGATCTTGTGCACCGCCTCCCGGTGGGTGGAGAGCACCTTCCTGGCCCGCTCGTAGGCCTCGTCCAGGATCTTCATGATGTCCTGGTCAATGAGGCGGGCCGTCTCCTCGGAGTGGTCCTTCTTCTTGGCGATCTCTTCCCCCAGGAAGACGGGCCCCGAGTCCGAGCCCCAGGCGACGTTTTTGAAGTGCTCCCCCATGCCCCAGTCCAGGACCATCCGCTTGGCGATCCCCGTGGCCCGCTTGAAGTCGTCCTGGGCCCCCGTGGTCACGGTGCCCGTGAAGAGCTCCTCCGCCACCCGGCCCGCCATGAGCACGGCGAGCTCGTCCATGAGGTGCTCCCGGGAGACCAGGACCCGCTCCTCGGGCTTGCTCCAGCGGGCCCCCAGGGCCATTCCCCGGGGGACGATGGAGACCTTCTCCGTCTTGTCGGCGTGGGGCAGGACCTCCCCCACCACGGCGTGCCCCGCCTCGTGGTAGGCCACGGCCCGCCTTTCCTCCTCGGAGAGCTTCAGGGCGGACCGCTCCAGGCCTAAGACGATCTTGTCCAGGGCCTTGAGGAAGTGCTCCTTGCGGATCCTCTTCTCCCCGTTCCGGGCGGCGAGGAGGGCGGCCTCGTTCACCAGGTTCCTGAGGTCCGCCCCGGAGAAGCCCGGGGTGAGGTGGGCGAGCTCCAGGGCGTCCACGTCCTCGGCGATGGGCTTGCCCCGCATGTGGACGAGGAGGATCTCCTTGCGCTCCTCCAGGGAGGGGAGGCCCACCACCACCTGGCGGTCAAAGCGCCCGGGTCTAAGGAGGGCGGGGTCCAGGATGTCGGGGCGGTTGGTGGCGGCGAGGACGATGACGGAGGTGTCCTTCTCAAACCCGTCCATCTCCGAGAGGATCTGGTTCAGGGTCTGCTCCCGCTCGTCGTGGCCGCCCCCGATCCCCGCGCCCCGCTTGCGGCCGATGGAGTCCAGCTCGTCAATGAAGATGATGCTCGGGGCGTTCCTGCGGGCGTCTTCAAAGAGGCTCCGCACCCGGCTCGCCCCCACGCCCACGAACATCTCCATGAACTCGCTGGCGGAGACGGAGAAGAAGGGCACCCCCGCCTCCCCCGCCACCGCCCGGGCGAGGAGGGTCTTGCCCGTGCCGGGCGGGCCCACGAGGAGCACCCCCTTGGGGATCTCGGCCCCGATCTCCAGGTACTTCTTCGGGTTCTTGAGGAAGTCCACCACCTCCATGAGCTCCCGCTTGGCCTCCTCGTGGCCGGCCACGTCCTTGAAGGTGGTGTTCACCTTGCGTTCCTTACCGTAGAGCTTGGCCCGGCTCTGGCCGAACTGCATCACCTGGCCGGCCCCGCCTTGGGCCCGCATGAAGAAGAACCAGAAGAAGGCGATGAGGATGAGCGTGGGGGCCACGTAGAGGAGGACCTGGGGCCAGATGGAGGGGGCCTTGGTCACGATCGTCACCCCGTTTTCCTCCAGGAAGCGGAGGAGTTCGGGGTCTTGGACCTGGGCGGGGGGCAGGGGAACCTGGAAGCGCCGGGAGACCTGGACGGTCCCCTGGGGCGTGGGGAAGCGCTCCGGGGCCTTGAGGAGCCCGGTGATGCGGGTCTCCTCCAGGGTCACCTCCGCCACCTTCCCCTGGCGCACCAGCTCCCGGAACTCCGTGTAGGCGAGGGTGGGGGCCGGTGGTCCGCTTAGGGCCGTGTAGACGAGATACCCCAACAGGACGAGAAGGAGCAGGTTGAAAGGGTTGAACCGCTGCGGCAAGGTCTACCTCCCTTGCCCTATGGTAGCGCCTTGCCGGTGGGAAGACGGGGCATGTGGTATCCTCTAGCGGCGATGAAGGGGGTCCTCGAGGCCCTGCACCAGGGGGACTACGACACCGCCATTGACCTCCTCACCCGGAAGGCCCTCTTCGGCCGGGAGAGGGAGGCCAAGGAGGCCTGGCTCCTCCTCGCCGAGGTCTACGCCCTCTACGGGGAGGAGGGGCTGGAGAAGGCCCACCACGCCCTGGAGGAGGCCTACGCCCTGGGAGGGCTGGAGTACGACCCCCTGTACCGGAGCCTCCTCGCCGAGCTCCTCGCCCTGGAGGGGCGGCCCGAGCGGGAGGTCCTTCCCCTCTTCCTCCCGAGCCGGGACCCCCGGGTCCGGTACCACCAGGCCCAGGCCCTCTTCTACCTGGGGAGGCTGGAGGAGGCCTTGGAGGCCCTCGAGGCGGGGCTTCCCCCCCACCTGGCCTGGCGGGCCGAGGGGCTTAAGGGGCGGATCCTGGAGCGGCTTGGCCGCCACGGGGAGGCCGCCTTGGCCTACGAGCGGGGGGCGGAGCTCGCCCTGGGCCTGGAGCGGTACTGGCTCCTCCTGGACGCCGCCGCCATGTGGCTGGAGGCCGGGGAGGGGGAGCGGGCCCTTCTCGCCCTGAAGGAGGCGGAGGCGGCGGTGGGGGAGGAGGACCCGGAGGACGCCGCCACCCGCCACTACCTCCTCGCCCGGGCCCACCTCCTTTTGGGCAACCCGGGCCTCGCCCTGGAGGAGATCCGCAAGGCCCTGGCCCTGGAGGAGGAGAGCGGCCACAAGGCCTACGGCACCCCCTTGGTGGAGGGGCAGGCCCTCCTCCAGCTCGGGCGCTACGAGGAGGCCATGGCGAGCTTCCGGGAGGCCCTGGCCCGGGCGGACGCCGGGGAGCGCCCCCACGTCCTCCACGAGATGGGGGTGGCGGCCCTGGACCACGGGGCCTACCCCGAGGCCGAGGAGCACCTCCGGGCCCTGGTGCGGGAGGAGGGCTACCCCTACCTGGCCCAAGCCTACGCCGATCTGGCCGAGGCCCTCTACCGCCAGGGGCGCTACCAGGAGGCGGAGGCCGCCGCCCGGGAGGCCGTGGCCCGGGGGGCGGTGGCCGCGGGGGAGTTGGTCCTGGGCCACGTGGCCTACGACCTCCTCCACCTGGAGGAGGCCTTGGAACACTACCGCAAGGCGGCGGAAAGCGCCGAGGAGGGGAGCCGGGAGTGGGTGGGGGCCCAGGAGATGGTGGTGGACACCCTGGCCCAGCTCGGCTACCGCTTTCCCGAGGAGATGGTGCGCCGGGGCCAGGCGGTGCTGCCCTACCTCCACCCGGCGGACGAGTGGCACGCCGCCCTCACCGCCTACGTGGAGCGCGCCCAGGCCCTCTTGCGGGAGGGGAAGCGCCTGAACTGAGCGCTTCCCAGGGGGCGGGGTTAGCCCCTCCGCAGGGGCTCCAGGGCCTTTAGGACCTCCTGGCTCCTTAAGGGTTTGGGCAGGTGGAGGAGCCTCAGGGGCCTGAGGAGGAGGCCCGGCGGGGTTTCGCTCACCAGGTAGAGGGAGGCGAGCCGCCCTTCCGGGGTGGCCCGCACCTTGCGGGCCGCCTCCACCGCCTTCTCCCCTTGGAGGATCACCCCCTTGGGCCTGGACTTGAGGAGGCGCAAGAGCCCCTCCACGTCCCGGGCCAGAAGGACGCGGAAGCGGTGGGCCTCGAGGAGGTACAGAAGGAGCCTCCGCACCACCCCGCTTTCCGCCAGGACGGCCACCAAGGGGTCCTCGAGGAGGAGGGTGGAGGGGCGGAGGAGGCCCCTCGCCTTCATCTCGTGGAGGAGGTGGTAGACCTCCTCCTCGGGAAGCCCCGAGAGGAGGGCGATGCTCCTTGCCCGCCGCACCCCGTCCAGGTGCTCCAGAACGCTCCAGGCCTCCGGGGGAAGGGGGTGCCGGGTGGGGTCTTCCACGAGGTGGAGGACCTCGTCCGGGTCCACCTGCCCCCGCCGCCACTCGTCCAGCTTGCGGGCCGCCTCCATGAGGGCCCAGCCGGTGCCGAAGGTGAGGGGGAGGGCCACCTGGCTTCCCTCCACCATGGGCTCCGCCACCACCTCCCCCTCCTTCTCCCCGAGGAGGGTGGCCAAGGCCTCGAGGACCTGGGCGGTGAGGGCCTCCCTAAGCTCCTCCTCCCCGATGAGGCCGAGCTCCAGGGCCAAAGCCCCCAAGGGGGTGCCGGGGTTCTCCCGGTCCTGGCGCTCCACCAGCTCCTGCACCTCCTCCAGGGTGAGGTGGCCCAGGCGGACCAGGTACTCCCCGAGGTGGGGGCCGGGCTCGGTGCGGGCGTAGAGGATCCGCCCCCCGAGGAGGTGGACGCGCCCGTAGATCCGGCCCCGGAAGCTCACCACGGCGCTCTTCCGCGCCGCCTCCAGGGCCCTAAGGAGCTCCCCCAGGTCCAGCTCGGAAAGCGTGGCCCGGATCACGGCTCCAAGAGGGGGCCCACCGGGGGCGGGTAGCCCAGGTGGCGGTAGGCCAGTTCCGTGGCCACCCGGCCCCGGGGAGTGCGCTTCAAAAGGCCCTGGCGGATGAGGTAGGGCTCGTGCACCTCTTCCAAGGTGCCCGGGTCCTCGGAGAGGGCGGTGGCCAGGGTGGCGAGGCCCACGGGGCCGCCGCCGAAGCGGAGGATGAGGACCTCCAGGATCTCCCGGTCCCGCTTCTCCAAGCCCAGCTCGTCCAGGCCCAGGGCGGCAAGGGCCTCCAGGGCCCGCTCCCGGGTGATGACCTCCTCCCCCGCCACCTGGGCGAAGTCCCGCACCCTCCGGAAGAGGCGCTTGGCGACGCGCATGGTGCCCCGGCTCCGCCTACCGATCTCCAGGGCGGCCTCCTCCGTGATCCTCACCCCGAGGAGGCGGGCGTCCCGCATCACCCCTTGGGCCAGCTCCTCAGGGGTGTAGTACTCCAGGTGCTCCACGATGCCGAAGCGGCTCAGGAGGGGCGCGGTGATGAGGCCGGGCCGGGTGGTGGCCCCGATCAGGGTGAAGCGGGGAAGCTCCAGCCGGATGGTCCTCGCCGCCGGACCTTGGCCGATGACGATGTCCATGACGAAGTCCTCCATGGCGGGGTAGAGGTGCTCCTCGGCCTGGCGGCTCAGGCGGTGGATCTCGTCAATGAAGAGGATGTCCCCTTCCTCCAGGGAGTTGGCCAGGATGGCGGCGAGGTCCCCGGGCTTCTCTATGGCGGGCCCGGAGGTGACCCGGAGGTTGACCCCAAGCTCGTGGGCGATGACGTGGGCCAGGGTGGTCTTGCCCAGGCCCGGGGGGCCGAAGAGGAGGAGGTGCTCCAAGGGCTCTTTTCGGGCCTTGGCCGCCTCGAGGTAGACCCGGAGCTTTTGCTTCAGGCGCTCCTGGCCGATGTACTCGTCCAGGGTCTTGGGCCTAAGGGCGAGGTCTTCCACGCTCCTCCATGATAGCCTTATTCCCGTGCGGCGCACGGTGAAGGACTTCCGCAACGCCAAGGGCCAGCGGCTCGTCTACCTCACCGCCTACGACTACCCCACGGCCCGCCTGGCCGAGGCGGCCGGGGTGGACGCCATTTTGGTGGGGGACTCCTTGGGGATGGTGGTCCTGGGCTACCCCTCCACGGTGCCCGTGACCTTGGAGGAGATGCTCCACCACACCAAGGCCGCCCGCAGGGGGGCCCCGGAGACCTTTCTCGTGGCCGACCTCCCCTACCTCGCCTACGCCACCCTGGACCGGGCCCTCCTCGCCGCGGAGCGCCTCCTCAAGGAGGGGGGGGCGGACGCGGTGAAGCTGGAGGGGGGCGAGGAGGTGGCGGAGATCGTCCAGGGCCTGGTGCGGGCGGGGGTCCCGGTCCTGGGCCACGTGGGCCTCACCCCCCAGACGGCGAGCCAGCTTGGCGGCTACAAGCTCCAAGGCCGGCGCCCGGAGGAGGCGGAGCGCATTCTCAAGGGGGCCTTGGCCTTGGAGGAGGCCGGGGCCTACGGCGTGGTCTTGGAGATGGTGCCCGCCCGCCTGGCCAAGGAGGTCACCGAGAGGCTTTCCGTCCACACCGTGGGGATCGGGGCCGGGCCCCACACGGACGCCCAGGTCCTCGTCTTCCACGACGTGGTGGGGCTCTACGGCGACTTCAAGCCTCGCTTCGTGAAGCGCTACCTGGAGGCGGGCAGGCTCATCCAGGAGGCCTTGAGCCGGTACGCGCAGGAGGTCCGGGAAGGGGTCTTCCCCGGGGAGGAGCATAGTTTCTGAAAAACTCCGCTGAAAACCCGGCCCCTTAAGGGGTAGAATGGGCTTTCGTGGTGCGCTTTCGTAGGGAAGGGGTGCGTCTGGACCAGGCGGTGGCGGAGGCCCTCTCCGTGAGCCGGGCCAAGGCCCAGGCCTGGATCCAGGCCGGGCGGGTCCGGGTGGGGGACCGGGTGGTCCTCAAGCCCGCCTACCGGCTCAAAGGGGAGGAGGTGGCGGTGGAGCCCGTGGAGGAGGCTCCCATGGTCCTCCCCGAGGACCTGCCCATTCCCATCCTCTACGAGGACGAGGACGTCCTGGCCCTGAACAAGCCCCCGGGCCTCCTTACCCACCCCGCCCCCGGGGTCTACTCGGGCACGGTGGTGAACCTCCTCCTCGCCCGCTACTACGGGCCCGTGGAGAAGGGGCCCCCCGAGCTCGTCCGCCCCGGGATCGTCCACCGCCTGGACAAGGACACGAGCGGCGTCCTGGTGGTGGCGAAGCACGGGGGGGTCCTCGAGGGCCTGGCCCGGGCCTTCCGCGACCGCCTGGTGATGAAGCGCTACCTGGCCATCACCGAGGGCCACCCCCGGGAGGGGGTCCTCATCGCCCCCATCGGGAGGCATCCCCGGGAGCGGCACAAGATGCACGTGGGCGGCCTCGCCGCCCGTTACGCCGAGACCGAGTTCCAGGTCCTGGCCACCGCAGGCCCCTACGCCCTGGTGGAGGCGAGGCCCCATACGGGGCGCACCCACCAGATCCGGGTCCACCTCAAGTACCTCGGGGCCCCCATCCTGGGGGACGAGCTCTACGGGAGAAAGAGCCCCCATATCGGGCGCCAGGCCCTCCACGCCTACGAGCTCCGCATCCCCCATCCCCGCACGGGCCGGATTTTGGAGCTTC of the Thermus thermophilus HB8 genome contains:
- the panB gene encoding 3-methyl-2-oxobutanoate hydroxymethyltransferase — protein: MRRTVKDFRNAKGQRLVYLTAYDYPTARLAEAAGVDAILVGDSLGMVVLGYPSTVPVTLEEMLHHTKAARRGAPETFLVADLPYLAYATLDRALLAAERLLKEGGADAVKLEGGEEVAEIVQGLVRAGVPVLGHVGLTPQTASQLGGYKLQGRRPEEAERILKGALALEEAGAYGVVLEMVPARLAKEVTERLSVHTVGIGAGPHTDAQVLVFHDVVGLYGDFKPRFVKRYLEAGRLIQEALSRYAQEVREGVFPGEEHSF
- a CDS encoding RluA family pseudouridine synthase, producing the protein MVRFRREGVRLDQAVAEALSVSRAKAQAWIQAGRVRVGDRVVLKPAYRLKGEEVAVEPVEEAPMVLPEDLPIPILYEDEDVLALNKPPGLLTHPAPGVYSGTVVNLLLARYYGPVEKGPPELVRPGIVHRLDKDTSGVLVVAKHGGVLEGLARAFRDRLVMKRYLAITEGHPREGVLIAPIGRHPRERHKMHVGGLAARYAETEFQVLATAGPYALVEARPHTGRTHQIRVHLKYLGAPILGDELYGRKSPHIGRQALHAYELRIPHPRTGRILELLAPVPQDMAAAWEALGGRWPEEVVREGYAGAQ
- the ruvB gene encoding Holliday junction branch migration DNA helicase RuvB, encoding MEDLALRPKTLDEYIGQERLKQKLRVYLEAAKARKEPLEHLLLFGPPGLGKTTLAHVIAHELGVNLRVTSGPAIEKPGDLAAILANSLEEGDILFIDEIHRLSRQAEEHLYPAMEDFVMDIVIGQGPAARTIRLELPRFTLIGATTRPGLITAPLLSRFGIVEHLEYYTPEELAQGVMRDARLLGVRITEEAALEIGRRSRGTMRVAKRLFRRVRDFAQVAGEEVITRERALEALAALGLDELGLEKRDREILEVLILRFGGGPVGLATLATALSEDPGTLEEVHEPYLIRQGLLKRTPRGRVATELAYRHLGYPPPVGPLLEP
- a CDS encoding DUF4388 domain-containing protein: MIRATLSELDLGELLRALEAARKSAVVSFRGRIYGRVHLLGGRILYARTEPGPHLGEYLVRLGHLTLEEVQELVERQDRENPGTPLGALALELGLIGEEELREALTAQVLEALATLLGEKEGEVVAEPMVEGSQVALPLTFGTGWALMEAARKLDEWRRGQVDPDEVLHLVEDPTRHPLPPEAWSVLEHLDGVRRARSIALLSGLPEEEVYHLLHEMKARGLLRPSTLLLEDPLVAVLAESGVVRRLLLYLLEAHRFRVLLARDVEGLLRLLKSRPKGVILQGEKAVEAARKVRATPEGRLASLYLVSETPPGLLLRPLRLLHLPKPLRSQEVLKALEPLRRG